From Deferrisoma camini S3R1, the proteins below share one genomic window:
- a CDS encoding MFS transporter: protein MGDRRLHYGWIVIGTGLLVTIGAHGFGRMSYTLILPAMKDGLGFTYTQLGLLEMGNFVGYLVMALVGGVLAARFGPRRVIAAALVLMALTLAGMGAARAFGFALAMRTLTGLGNGAAYVPAMALGAAWFSVRLRGLATGIVTAGIGAGTMIAGLVVPPILRAGGAEGWRTAWFVLGAAVLGIAAVAAALLRTSPGEMGLAPIGAVSAEEAPPARAGRPAPFQWGQVYRQGRVWYLGLVYFMYGFSYIIYVTFFVAYLVKQRGLGPGEAGGLWALVGGLSTFCGLLWGGISDRIGRPRATALAYAVLAFAYGVYAVSSGRPGLYLSAVVFGVTAWSVPTITAAAAGDYVGPRLAPACLGFITLFFGIGQALGPAVGGAVADHTGGFVGAFWLAAAVSVVGAVLSLGLPRASADEP, encoded by the coding sequence ATGGGTGATCGGCGCCTGCACTACGGGTGGATCGTCATCGGGACCGGGCTCCTGGTCACCATCGGGGCCCACGGGTTCGGCCGCATGTCTTACACCCTGATCCTGCCGGCCATGAAGGACGGCTTGGGGTTCACCTACACCCAGCTGGGGCTCCTCGAGATGGGCAACTTCGTGGGGTACCTGGTCATGGCCCTGGTGGGCGGGGTGCTGGCGGCGCGGTTCGGGCCCCGGCGGGTGATCGCCGCGGCCCTGGTGCTGATGGCCCTGACCCTGGCCGGCATGGGGGCGGCCCGGGCGTTCGGGTTCGCCCTGGCCATGCGCACCCTGACGGGGCTCGGCAACGGCGCGGCCTACGTGCCGGCCATGGCCCTGGGCGCGGCCTGGTTCTCGGTGCGGCTGCGGGGCCTGGCCACCGGCATCGTGACCGCGGGTATCGGGGCCGGCACCATGATCGCGGGGTTGGTGGTGCCCCCGATCCTCCGGGCCGGGGGGGCCGAGGGGTGGCGCACCGCATGGTTCGTGCTGGGCGCGGCCGTGCTCGGCATCGCGGCCGTGGCGGCCGCCCTGCTGCGCACCAGCCCCGGCGAGATGGGCCTGGCGCCGATCGGGGCCGTGTCGGCGGAGGAGGCCCCCCCGGCCAGGGCCGGCCGGCCGGCGCCGTTCCAGTGGGGGCAGGTGTACCGTCAGGGCCGGGTGTGGTACCTGGGGCTGGTGTACTTCATGTACGGGTTCTCGTACATCATCTACGTGACCTTCTTCGTGGCCTACCTGGTGAAGCAGCGCGGCCTCGGCCCGGGCGAGGCCGGGGGGCTCTGGGCCCTGGTGGGGGGGCTGAGCACCTTCTGCGGGCTGCTGTGGGGAGGCATCTCGGACCGGATCGGCCGCCCCCGAGCCACGGCGTTGGCCTACGCGGTGCTCGCCTTCGCCTACGGGGTGTACGCGGTGAGCTCCGGCCGACCGGGGCTGTACCTGTCGGCCGTGGTGTTCGGGGTGACGGCCTGGAGCGTGCCCACCATAACGGCCGCCGCGGCCGGCGATTACGTGGGCCCGCGGCTGGCGCCGGCGTGCCTGGGGTTCATCACCCTGTTCTTCGGCATCGGCCAGGCCCTGGGGCCGGCCGTGGGCGGGGCGGTGGCGGACCACACCGGCGGGTTCGTGGGGGCGTTCTGGCTGGCGGCGGCCGTTTCCGTGGTGGGGGCGGTGCTGTCGCTGGGGCTTCCCCGCGCCTCTGCGGACGAGCCATGA
- a CDS encoding MarR family winged helix-turn-helix transcriptional regulator, whose protein sequence is MRLEECLCFALGKATRAMARAYRERLEPLGITQPQFFLLIALFDGDGVTVSELGARVAMDKSTLTGILDRLERDGLVERVENPSDGRSFVVRLTARARELEARLRAVYEETNATFLSRLTPEERRVVQQVVAKLEEDAHG, encoded by the coding sequence ATGCGACTGGAGGAATGCCTGTGCTTCGCCCTGGGCAAGGCCACCCGGGCCATGGCCCGGGCCTACCGGGAGCGGCTGGAGCCCCTGGGGATCACCCAGCCCCAGTTCTTCCTGCTGATCGCCCTGTTCGACGGCGATGGGGTCACGGTGTCGGAGCTCGGGGCCCGGGTGGCCATGGACAAGTCCACCCTCACCGGGATCCTGGACCGCCTGGAGCGGGACGGGCTGGTGGAGCGGGTCGAGAACCCCTCGGATGGGCGGTCGTTCGTGGTGCGGCTCACGGCCCGGGCCCGGGAGCTGGAGGCCCGCCTCCGGGCCGTGTACGAGGAGACGAACGCGACCTTCCTCTCCCGGCTCACGCCCGAGGAGAGGCGGGTGGTCCAGCAGGTGGTAGCCAAGCTGGAGGAGGACGCCCATGGGTGA
- a CDS encoding MFS transporter, with amino-acid sequence MTESATGAQGAAVGAGGRRIHRGWIVLGSVVFVLFALGALRFSYGVLFRPMLEEFGWTRAAGSWAYSVNMVFFALTLPVSGLLYDRVGPRRLLGVFGAALVVGVILSSYGHSLWQLVLGYGVLAGVGFGGLGPTLLATVVGRWFASRTGTLMSLGFAGIAAGQLALLTPVAWATEVLGWRWALRGLGLLTAVAVGAAWVLVRDRPEDLGLSRVGSRPHPEPSAPGRAEPAELAAGAAMASRGFWVICAVFAVCGFTDFLVDLHVVPLLLDRGGSLLGGGTVKAVMGAASFFGVLLSGWLSDRVDERVPLAASFALRVAIFAGVLVLPGLGAAVGFAVLYGFSFMASAPITAVLVRNRYGVERIALLTGVVILVHHASGGLGAFVGGAAFDRFGSYRAVLALALGLSAAAAVLSLAIPRHRPWTRQQNRLAFPGGRGKEHASGRARSRA; translated from the coding sequence GTGACGGAGTCGGCGACAGGTGCGCAGGGGGCGGCCGTGGGGGCCGGTGGGCGACGGATCCACCGGGGTTGGATCGTCCTCGGCAGCGTGGTGTTCGTGCTGTTCGCCCTGGGGGCCCTGCGGTTCTCGTACGGCGTGCTGTTCCGGCCCATGCTCGAGGAGTTCGGGTGGACCCGGGCCGCGGGCTCCTGGGCGTACTCGGTGAACATGGTCTTCTTCGCCCTCACCCTGCCGGTCTCGGGCCTGCTGTACGATCGGGTGGGGCCCCGACGGCTCCTGGGGGTGTTCGGGGCCGCGCTGGTGGTCGGCGTGATCCTCTCGTCGTACGGGCACTCCCTGTGGCAGCTCGTGCTGGGGTACGGCGTCCTGGCTGGCGTGGGGTTCGGGGGGCTGGGGCCCACGCTGCTCGCCACCGTGGTGGGGCGCTGGTTCGCCTCGCGCACGGGCACCCTGATGTCGCTGGGGTTCGCCGGAATCGCTGCCGGCCAGCTGGCGCTCCTCACCCCCGTGGCCTGGGCCACCGAGGTCTTGGGCTGGCGGTGGGCCCTGCGGGGGCTGGGGTTGCTCACGGCGGTGGCCGTGGGAGCGGCCTGGGTCCTGGTCCGCGACCGCCCCGAGGACCTGGGCCTGTCCCGGGTGGGGAGCAGGCCCCACCCGGAACCCTCGGCCCCGGGCCGGGCCGAGCCCGCGGAGCTGGCCGCCGGAGCCGCCATGGCGAGCCGGGGGTTCTGGGTGATCTGCGCGGTGTTCGCGGTGTGCGGGTTCACGGACTTCCTGGTGGACCTCCACGTGGTGCCCCTGCTCCTGGACCGGGGCGGGTCACTCCTCGGGGGAGGGACCGTGAAGGCCGTGATGGGGGCGGCGTCGTTCTTCGGGGTGCTTCTGTCGGGTTGGCTCTCGGACCGCGTGGACGAGCGCGTCCCCCTTGCGGCCTCGTTCGCCCTGCGGGTGGCGATCTTCGCAGGGGTGCTCGTGCTTCCGGGGCTGGGGGCGGCCGTGGGGTTCGCGGTGCTGTACGGCTTTTCGTTCATGGCGTCGGCGCCCATCACCGCGGTGCTCGTGCGCAACCGCTACGGCGTGGAGCGCATCGCCCTCCTCACCGGGGTGGTGATCCTGGTCCATCACGCGTCGGGTGGACTGGGCGCGTTCGTAGGGGGCGCGGCCTTCGACCGGTTCGGCTCCTACCGAGCGGTGCTGGCCTTGGCCTTGGGGCTGTCGGCGGCAGCCGCCGTGCTGAGCCTGGCGATCCCACGCCACCGGCCTTGGACCCGGCAACAAAACAGGCTCGCTTTTCCCGGAGGGAGGGGCAAGGAGCATGCCTCCGGCCGCGCGCGAAGCCGGGCATGA
- a CDS encoding DUF169 domain-containing protein, which yields MDERVRSFLEAVETAVRPTTRPVGVKLAAPGETPPPKARRPLQDLKRRLTVCQGMTAARTLGWTMVFAAEDHGCPLPKVFMGYVDAERFLDGTVAGYYQSDPECGRAMEAAYPRWPAGRYPGIWLAPLDRCPFRPDLAVVYGNPAQILTLIQGANYGKGTGIRSVSSGRLGCATWLAGVVQSGESTYLVPGPGERVFAGTQDHEMSFAVPYAELERVAEGLEYVRSAGAFRYPVPNLAALNEPRMPEKYYELEEPPPGEASSAPSEDLQRDE from the coding sequence ATGGACGAACGGGTCCGATCGTTCCTGGAGGCCGTGGAGACCGCGGTGCGGCCGACGACCCGGCCGGTGGGGGTGAAGCTCGCGGCTCCCGGAGAGACGCCGCCCCCCAAGGCCCGGCGGCCCCTCCAGGACCTGAAGCGGCGGCTCACCGTGTGCCAGGGCATGACCGCGGCCCGGACCCTGGGCTGGACGATGGTGTTCGCGGCCGAGGACCACGGCTGCCCCTTGCCCAAGGTGTTCATGGGCTACGTGGATGCCGAGCGCTTCCTGGACGGCACCGTGGCGGGATACTACCAGTCCGATCCAGAGTGCGGCCGGGCCATGGAGGCCGCGTACCCGCGCTGGCCCGCAGGCCGATACCCCGGCATCTGGTTGGCCCCCCTGGATCGGTGCCCGTTCCGGCCGGACCTGGCCGTGGTCTACGGCAACCCCGCCCAGATCCTCACCCTGATCCAGGGGGCGAACTACGGCAAGGGCACCGGCATCCGCTCGGTGAGCTCGGGGCGGCTCGGGTGCGCCACGTGGTTGGCGGGGGTGGTGCAGTCGGGCGAGAGCACCTACCTGGTTCCCGGCCCGGGCGAGCGGGTGTTCGCCGGCACCCAGGACCACGAGATGTCGTTCGCGGTGCCGTATGCGGAGCTCGAACGGGTAGCCGAGGGGCTCGAGTACGTGCGCAGCGCCGGAGCGTTCCGATATCCGGTGCCGAACCTGGCGGCCCTGAACGAGCCCAGGATGCCGGAGAAGTACTACGAGCTGGAGGAGCCGCCCCCCGGGGAAGCATCGTCAGCCCCCTCCGAGGACCTACAACGGGACGAGTAA
- the smc gene encoding chromosome segregation protein SMC produces the protein MKLKKLELCGFKTFPEPTQIVFHDGITAVVGPNGCGKSNIIDAIRWVMGETSAKGLRGDTMADVIFAGSDSRKPLGMAEVTLTLTEVEGALPDKFGRYHEVAITRRLHRSGESEYLINKIPCRLRDIMELFMDTGVGRRAYSVVEQGRIDAILAAKPEERRFLIEEAAGITKFRSRKEETQRKMGHVRQNLERIGDVIGEVRREMNALKRQAARAEAFRRVRAERREVERHLLVHRWRELREQEAAAGARVTELEGRLVEAHAGVSRVEAEVEQAKLGLLDREKGLEGVQKAVYEGRSRIAQAEERVAFLRRGIDELAERARAAEAEAADLEGRQEELTGEAEAARAELAELEASLERRDGTLETLEAEHETVLEAQREAERALEGRRREALDVLSEVTRLGHGLDHAARQEADAQRRLSESNRTEAEARERLGEVEAEIELRRAELARAEAERDEARQDRERTEEALRVLRGRRDGAGRKAEELRRRLHADESRLQSLEQLKNRFEWYAEGVREVLTQAAASGRNGVRGVVADILTAPPEYEAALEAALGERLQYVIVEDPDRGLEAVAHLKARRVGRSSFAPVELRPAAAPVFPASGAPGSLGPLLDLVEVAEGYEAFARGLLGDVFVVETLEHAVALWRQNGMRATLVTLEGDTVTPEGVISGGVKAGEQAGLLRKNREIRELRRSVQELGAALEAAEAEVAELDREAERLAAELEAAREEAHRRDLQVVHLGRDLERLADRRDRLVERCEGLAFEREELAEAVETFRSERQRLEAERLDAAERHRRLEEQVEALEAEVEELRERARTLGARVTQQRVQEAADRQRRAGLVERIRTLDASLDNVARRRERLAQEAERCRRERGERAEELRQVLAFLDVARRELETAEASAREVADALDAARTRVAEGEKALAEARRRLAEAQDAHNRASLELREREVEVRGLADRFREKTGDDIEQADRQGLPEGFDPAVAQDRLAELDRKIATFGEVNLLAIEQYEERKERFEFLERQRQDLEGSLASLQEAIRKIDRESRKRFGETFERVSRAFRDLYPKLFRGGEAELVLTDPDDLLATGIDIVARPPGKRPQHISLLSGGEKALTAVALIFAIFEVKPSPFCILDEVDAPLDEANIGRFTQLLTELKGRSQFVIITHNRSTMEAADHLYGVTMPEAGVSRVLSVRLTPDAPAEAA, from the coding sequence ATGAAGCTCAAAAAGCTCGAACTCTGCGGCTTCAAGACCTTTCCCGAACCCACCCAGATCGTGTTCCACGACGGCATCACCGCCGTGGTGGGGCCCAACGGGTGCGGCAAGTCCAACATCATCGACGCCATCCGCTGGGTCATGGGCGAGACCAGCGCCAAGGGCCTGCGGGGCGACACCATGGCCGACGTGATCTTCGCCGGCAGCGACTCCCGAAAGCCCCTGGGCATGGCCGAGGTCACCCTCACCCTCACCGAGGTCGAGGGCGCCCTGCCGGACAAGTTCGGCCGGTATCACGAGGTGGCGATCACCCGCCGGCTCCACCGCTCGGGGGAGAGCGAGTACCTGATCAACAAGATCCCGTGCCGGCTCCGGGACATCATGGAGCTGTTCATGGACACCGGCGTGGGACGGCGCGCCTACTCGGTGGTGGAGCAGGGGCGGATCGACGCGATCCTGGCGGCCAAACCCGAGGAGCGGAGGTTTCTGATCGAGGAGGCCGCGGGCATCACCAAGTTCCGGTCCCGCAAGGAGGAGACCCAGCGCAAGATGGGGCACGTGCGCCAGAACCTGGAGCGGATCGGCGACGTGATCGGCGAGGTGCGCCGGGAGATGAACGCCCTGAAACGCCAGGCCGCCCGGGCGGAGGCGTTCCGCAGGGTGAGGGCCGAACGCCGGGAGGTGGAGCGCCACCTGCTGGTGCACCGGTGGCGGGAGCTCCGGGAGCAGGAGGCCGCCGCCGGGGCGCGGGTGACCGAGCTCGAGGGGCGCCTGGTGGAGGCCCACGCCGGCGTGAGCCGGGTCGAGGCCGAGGTGGAGCAGGCCAAGCTGGGCCTGCTCGATCGGGAGAAGGGCCTGGAGGGGGTGCAGAAGGCCGTGTACGAGGGCCGAAGCCGGATCGCCCAGGCCGAGGAGCGGGTCGCGTTCCTCCGGCGGGGCATCGACGAGCTGGCCGAGCGGGCCCGGGCCGCCGAGGCCGAGGCGGCCGACCTGGAGGGCCGGCAGGAGGAGCTGACCGGCGAGGCCGAGGCCGCCCGGGCCGAGCTGGCCGAGCTGGAGGCCAGCCTGGAGCGGCGGGACGGCACCCTGGAGACCTTGGAGGCCGAGCACGAGACGGTGCTGGAGGCCCAGCGGGAGGCCGAGCGGGCCCTGGAGGGCCGGCGGCGGGAGGCCCTGGATGTCCTGTCCGAGGTGACCCGGCTGGGCCACGGTCTGGACCACGCGGCGCGTCAGGAGGCGGACGCCCAGCGCCGGCTGTCCGAGTCGAACCGCACCGAGGCCGAGGCCCGGGAGCGGCTGGGGGAGGTGGAGGCGGAGATCGAGCTCCGGCGGGCCGAGCTGGCCCGGGCCGAGGCCGAGCGGGACGAGGCCCGGCAGGACCGGGAGCGTACGGAGGAGGCGCTGCGGGTCCTGCGCGGCCGCCGGGACGGGGCGGGCCGGAAGGCCGAGGAGCTGCGGCGCCGGCTGCACGCGGACGAGTCCCGGCTCCAGAGCCTGGAGCAGCTCAAGAACCGGTTCGAGTGGTACGCCGAGGGGGTCCGGGAGGTGCTGACCCAGGCCGCGGCCTCGGGTCGAAACGGGGTGCGCGGCGTGGTGGCCGACATCCTCACGGCCCCTCCCGAGTACGAGGCCGCCCTGGAGGCCGCCCTGGGGGAGCGGCTCCAGTACGTGATCGTGGAGGACCCGGACCGGGGGCTGGAGGCCGTGGCGCACCTCAAGGCGCGGCGGGTGGGCCGGTCGAGCTTCGCCCCGGTGGAGCTTCGGCCGGCGGCAGCGCCGGTGTTCCCGGCCTCGGGCGCGCCCGGGTCCCTGGGGCCGCTCCTGGATCTGGTGGAGGTGGCCGAGGGCTACGAGGCCTTCGCCCGGGGGCTGCTGGGTGACGTGTTCGTGGTGGAGACCCTGGAGCACGCCGTGGCCCTGTGGCGCCAGAACGGCATGCGGGCCACCCTGGTGACCCTGGAGGGGGACACCGTGACCCCCGAGGGGGTGATCTCGGGCGGGGTGAAGGCCGGGGAGCAGGCGGGCCTGCTGCGGAAGAACCGGGAGATCCGGGAGCTGCGCCGGTCGGTGCAGGAGCTGGGGGCGGCGCTGGAGGCGGCCGAGGCCGAGGTGGCGGAGCTGGACCGGGAGGCCGAGCGCCTGGCGGCCGAGCTGGAGGCGGCGCGGGAGGAGGCCCACCGCAGGGACCTGCAGGTGGTGCACCTGGGCCGCGACCTGGAACGGCTGGCCGACCGGCGGGACCGCCTGGTGGAGCGGTGCGAGGGCCTCGCGTTCGAGCGGGAGGAGCTGGCCGAGGCCGTGGAGACCTTCCGGTCGGAGCGCCAGCGGCTCGAGGCGGAGCGCCTGGATGCGGCCGAGCGGCACCGGCGGCTCGAGGAGCAGGTCGAGGCCCTGGAAGCCGAGGTGGAGGAGCTCCGGGAGCGGGCCCGCACCCTGGGCGCCCGGGTGACCCAGCAGAGGGTGCAGGAGGCTGCGGACCGCCAGCGCCGGGCCGGGCTCGTGGAGCGGATCCGCACCCTGGATGCCAGCCTCGACAACGTGGCCCGCAGGCGGGAGCGGCTCGCCCAGGAGGCCGAGCGCTGCCGTCGGGAGCGGGGCGAACGGGCGGAGGAGCTGCGCCAGGTGCTGGCCTTCCTGGACGTGGCCCGGCGGGAGCTGGAGACGGCCGAGGCCTCGGCCCGGGAGGTGGCCGACGCCCTGGATGCCGCCCGCACCCGGGTGGCCGAGGGCGAGAAGGCCCTGGCGGAGGCGCGCCGGCGGCTGGCCGAGGCGCAGGACGCCCACAACCGCGCGTCGCTGGAGCTCCGGGAGCGCGAGGTGGAGGTGCGGGGGCTGGCCGACCGGTTCCGTGAGAAGACCGGGGACGACATCGAACAGGCCGACCGGCAGGGGCTGCCGGAGGGGTTCGACCCGGCGGTCGCCCAGGACCGGCTCGCGGAGCTCGACCGCAAGATCGCCACCTTCGGGGAGGTGAACCTCCTGGCCATCGAGCAGTACGAGGAGCGCAAGGAGCGGTTCGAGTTCCTGGAGCGCCAGCGCCAGGACCTGGAGGGAAGCCTGGCGTCGCTCCAGGAGGCGATCCGGAAGATCGACCGCGAGAGCCGCAAGCGCTTCGGCGAGACCTTCGAGAGGGTGAGCCGGGCGTTCCGCGACCTGTACCCGAAGCTGTTCCGGGGCGGCGAGGCCGAGCTGGTGCTCACCGACCCGGACGACCTGCTCGCCACCGGCATCGACATCGTGGCCCGGCCGCCCGGAAAGCGGCCCCAGCACATCAGCCTGCTATCCGGCGGAGAGAAGGCCTTGACCGCCGTGGCCCTGATCTTCGCCATCTTCGAGGTGAAGCCGAGCCCGTTCTGCATCCTCGACGAGGTGGACGCGCCCCTGGACGAGGCGAACATCGGCCGGTTCACCCAGCTCCTCACCGAGCTCAAGGGCCGCTCCCAGTTCGTGATCATCACCCACAACCGCTCCACCATGGAGGCGGCGGACCACCTCTACGGGGTCACCATGCCCGAGGCCGGGGTGAGCCGGGTGCTGTCGGTGCGCCTGACCCCGGACGCCCCGGCCGAGGCGGCCTGA
- a CDS encoding cytochrome c biogenesis protein ResB — protein sequence MGIRRVGRAVWDLAVAPGTFVVLSVLWCLDLAVGSILAYRADPRFWMKMDAVPFNVWLREAAPAQWPGSWWVYGLVGLTYLVVASLLLCTLNWLWRRRRGWRGAAEVLVHLGFLLIFAGFVLGSGFGARAQGVRVAVGGEAEVPDTGYRLRVEAVDTVAGPDGRPWDVQTRVSLWRGGEKVAEGDVRTNRPLIAGTTVVYPQGVQTVIRSARIATTRGSVEVAVGAEAEVAQGVTVAVRGALSPGQRWGPYFGPGVLVEVRGGQGGGGRAFLSPGMGPVRAGGLGLRLVDLDLEPNGVYNVHQDPGVWFVMVGAALLTLGTLWAAAVYFARI from the coding sequence ATGGGCATTCGAAGAGTGGGGCGAGCCGTGTGGGACCTGGCCGTGGCGCCGGGCACGTTCGTGGTGCTGAGCGTGCTGTGGTGCCTGGATCTGGCCGTCGGGTCCATCCTGGCCTACCGGGCCGATCCGCGGTTCTGGATGAAGATGGACGCCGTGCCGTTCAACGTGTGGCTGCGGGAGGCCGCGCCGGCCCAGTGGCCCGGCTCCTGGTGGGTGTACGGCCTGGTGGGCCTCACGTACCTGGTGGTGGCGAGCCTGCTGCTGTGCACCCTCAACTGGCTCTGGCGCCGCCGCCGGGGGTGGCGGGGGGCGGCCGAGGTGCTGGTTCACCTGGGGTTTCTGCTCATCTTCGCCGGGTTCGTGCTGGGCAGCGGGTTCGGCGCACGCGCCCAAGGGGTGCGGGTGGCGGTGGGGGGCGAGGCCGAGGTGCCCGACACCGGTTACCGCCTTCGGGTCGAGGCCGTGGACACCGTGGCCGGGCCCGACGGACGCCCCTGGGACGTCCAGACCCGGGTGAGCCTGTGGCGGGGAGGGGAAAAGGTGGCCGAGGGCGACGTGCGCACCAACCGCCCCCTGATCGCGGGCACCACCGTGGTCTACCCCCAAGGGGTCCAGACCGTGATCCGATCGGCCCGCATCGCCACCACCCGGGGGAGCGTGGAGGTGGCCGTGGGCGCCGAGGCCGAGGTGGCCCAGGGTGTGACGGTGGCCGTGCGGGGGGCCCTGAGCCCTGGGCAGCGTTGGGGGCCGTACTTCGGCCCGGGGGTGCTGGTGGAGGTGCGGGGCGGTCAAGGGGGCGGCGGCCGGGCGTTCCTGTCCCCGGGCATGGGGCCGGTGCGAGCCGGCGGCCTGGGCCTGCGCCTGGTGGACCTGGACCTGGAGCCCAACGGCGTCTACAACGTGCACCAGGACCCGGGGGTGTGGTTCGTGATGGTGGGGGCGGCCCTGCTGACCCTGGGAACCCTGTGGGCGGCCGCGGTGTACTTCGCGCGGATCTGA
- a CDS encoding cytochrome c biogenesis protein: protein MLEFTRMAHYVALGCYALAALLCLAGWRAERLRRAGVGLAALGWVAQVVLLAARWGKVGYLPVTGLFSTLHFLAVWLVGMALYLGWRYRARGLLPGALALGAASLAGASAGSMDLQPLSPALDTPLFLIHVATSFAAYGLFGLAALVGVYRFAGVPGSALGEDRRMLDECLYLGYLLFTWCMVAGSLWAYLAWGSYWTWRIKGLWSTIVWFFYSGVIHVRHRPAWQGWRLNALSVAGFGLVLFTFLGLGLLFETSHPLR, encoded by the coding sequence ATGCTCGAGTTCACGCGGATGGCCCATTACGTCGCCCTGGGGTGTTACGCGCTGGCGGCGCTGCTGTGCCTGGCGGGTTGGCGGGCGGAGCGGCTCCGACGGGCCGGCGTCGGCTTGGCGGCCCTGGGATGGGTCGCGCAGGTGGTTCTGCTGGCGGCTCGGTGGGGGAAGGTGGGGTATCTGCCGGTAACAGGCCTGTTCTCCACGCTTCACTTTTTGGCGGTTTGGCTCGTGGGAATGGCGTTGTATCTTGGGTGGCGCTACCGGGCTAGGGGCCTCCTGCCCGGAGCGCTGGCCCTGGGCGCCGCGTCCCTGGCCGGGGCTTCGGCCGGCTCCATGGACCTCCAGCCCCTGAGCCCGGCCCTGGACACGCCGCTCTTCCTGATCCACGTGGCCACCTCGTTCGCGGCCTACGGCCTGTTCGGCCTGGCCGCCCTGGTGGGGGTGTACCGGTTCGCCGGGGTGCCCGGGTCGGCCCTGGGGGAGGACCGCCGCATGCTGGACGAGTGCCTGTACCTGGGGTACCTGCTGTTCACCTGGTGCATGGTGGCCGGCAGCCTGTGGGCCTACCTGGCCTGGGGTTCCTACTGGACCTGGCGGATCAAGGGGCTGTGGTCCACCATTGTGTGGTTCTTCTACTCGGGGGTGATCCACGTGCGCCACCGGCCGGCGTGGCAGGGGTGGCGGTTGAACGCCCTGTCCGTGGCCGGGTTCGGTCTGGTGCTGTTCACCTTTCTCGGGCTGGGGCTGCTGTTCGAGACCTCGCACCCCCTGCGGTAG
- a CDS encoding putative hydro-lyase, whose translation MGHTASHWSPNELRQAIRSGRWRGPTAGLCPGYTQVNLVILPQSLAFDFLLFCQRNPKPCPVLEVLEPGRTEPRRSAPGADVRTDCPAYRVFRGDRVTPADDVRDLWRPDLVTFLLGCSFTFEAALLEAGVPVRHLELGCNVPMFVTSVPCEPAGVFRGNLVVTMRPIPSDLVPKAVTVTARFPGVHGAPVHVGNPERLGIRDLGAPDFGDPVEIRPGEVPVFWACGVTPQVALRNARPELAITHAPGQMLVTDVLDRSLAVF comes from the coding sequence ATGGGACACACCGCAAGCCATTGGTCGCCGAACGAGCTTCGCCAAGCGATCCGTTCGGGACGGTGGCGGGGGCCCACGGCGGGGCTGTGCCCCGGCTACACCCAGGTGAACCTGGTGATCCTTCCCCAGAGCCTCGCCTTCGACTTCCTCCTGTTCTGCCAGAGAAACCCCAAGCCCTGCCCCGTTCTCGAGGTGCTCGAGCCCGGCCGGACCGAGCCCCGGCGCTCGGCCCCCGGCGCGGACGTACGCACGGACTGCCCGGCGTACCGGGTGTTCCGGGGGGACCGGGTCACCCCGGCGGACGACGTGCGGGATCTGTGGCGGCCCGACCTCGTCACGTTCCTGTTGGGGTGCAGCTTCACCTTCGAGGCCGCCCTGCTCGAAGCCGGGGTGCCGGTGCGCCATCTGGAGCTGGGGTGCAACGTGCCCATGTTCGTCACGTCGGTGCCGTGTGAGCCGGCTGGCGTATTCCGGGGAAACCTGGTGGTCACCATGCGGCCGATCCCCTCGGACCTGGTGCCGAAGGCCGTGACCGTGACCGCCCGGTTCCCGGGCGTGCACGGCGCGCCGGTCCACGTGGGCAACCCCGAGCGCCTGGGCATCCGCGACCTGGGAGCGCCGGACTTCGGCGACCCGGTGGAGATCCGGCCCGGCGAGGTACCGGTGTTCTGGGCCTGCGGTGTGACGCCCCAGGTGGCGCTCCGCAACGCCCGGCCGGAGCTGGCCATCACCCACGCGCCGGGCCAAATGCTGGTCACGGACGTGCTGGACCGGAGCCTGGCGGTGTTCTGA